The following proteins are encoded in a genomic region of Anolis carolinensis isolate JA03-04 unplaced genomic scaffold, rAnoCar3.1.pri scaffold_12, whole genome shotgun sequence:
- the LOC100555636 gene encoding diacylglycerol O-acyltransferase 2 isoform X2, protein MKTIIAAYSQNQSGSRSLLREALRPLLALVSLPRWPSRGDLRAWVQLLAVAQWMLSFLLMGLLLLLLLVYLAFTPFWPVSALYLAWLLLDWETPERGGRSSSWVRSWPIWSYFRDYFPIQLVKTHPLSPGHNYMVGVHPHGLLCVGAFANFVTGATGFAEKFPGIRPALGTLAGNFRLPGIREYLMSGGLFPVTPRAIAHLLSRSGTGNAVVLVVGGAAESLSASRPGETTLVLRRRKGFVRLALQHGAHLVPAFSFGEEALFRQVCFAEGGWARSLQDRCRRALGFAPCLFHGRGLLPLPFPVATVVSLRCRSSGEAPAGAQDGAASAGDGGPLPRPVRGGSARALRGAQGALRPPRGARPPHPLTPPGPHSSPRKLRGGPGPFREHPSIGQKESKQSAFRTRACVPRTAPVHQVLCILLLKLLCNKTLSSALIHS, encoded by the exons ATGAAGACCATCATTGCGGCCTATTCCCAGAACCAGAGCG GGAGCCGGTCCCTCCTGCGGGAGGCGCTGCGCCCGCTGCTGGCGCTGGTGTCCCTCCCGCGCTGGCCCTCCCGCGGGGACCTCCGGGCCTGGGTCCAGCTCCTGGCCGTCGCCCAGTGGATGCTCAGCTTCCTCCTGATGG ggctgctgctgctgctgctcctggtcTACCTGGCCTTCACTCCCTTCTGGCCGGTCTCCGCCCTCTACCTGGCCTGGCTCCTCCTCGACTGGGAGACCCCCGAGAGAG GCGGCAGGAGCTCCTCCTGGGTCCGTTCCTGGCCCATCTGGAGCTACTTCCGGGACTACTTCCCCATCCAG CTGGTGAAGACCCACCCCCTCTCCCCGGGGCACAACTACATGGTGGGCGTCCACCCGCACGGCCTGCTCTGCGTGGGCGCCTTCGCCAACTTTGTGACGGGCGCCACGGGCTTCGCGGAGAAGTTCCCCGGCATCCGGCCCGCCCTCGGCACCCTGGCCGGGAACTTCCGCCTCCCGGGCATCCGGGAGTATCTCATGAGcggag GCCTCTTCCCGGTGACGCCGAGGGCCATCGCGCACCTCCTCTCTCGGAGCGGGACCGGGAACGCGGTGGTGCTGGTGGTGGGCGGCGCAGCCGAGTCCCTCTCCGCCTCCCGCCCTGGAGAGACCACCCTCGTCCTGCGGCGCAGGAAGGGCTTCGTCCGCCTGGCCCTCCAACAtgg GGCGCACCTGGTGCCGGCCTTCTCCTTCGGGGAGGAGGCGCTCTTCCGGCAGGTCTGCTTTGCGGAGGGCGGCTGGGCGCGCAGCCTGCAGGATCGCTGCCGGAGGGCCCTGGGGTTCGCCCCCTGCCTCTTCCACGGGAGGGGCCTCCTCCCCCTGCCCTTCCCTGTCGCCACCGTCG TCTCTCTGCGTTGCCGTTCCAGTGGGGAAGCCCCTGCCGGTGCCCAGGATGGCGCAGCCTCCGCGGGAGACGGTGGACCGCTTCCACGCCCTGTACGTGGAGGCTCTGCGCGGGCTCTTCGAGGAGCACAAGGGGCGCTTCGGCCTCCCCGCGGGGCACGCCCTCCGCATCCTCTGACCCCGCCGGGCCCCCACTCCTCTCCCCGGAAGCTCAGAGGAGGCCCCGGACCCTTTCGGGAACACCCGTCCATCGGCCAGAAGGAGTCCAAGCAGAGCGCTTTCCGGACACGTGCGTGTGTGCCTCGGACTGCTCCCGTTCACCAAGTGCTTTGCATACTGTTGTTAAAACTTTTGTGTAACAAGACCTTAAGCAGCGCATTGATTCATTCTTGA
- the LOC100555636 gene encoding diacylglycerol O-acyltransferase 2 isoform X1 has translation MACPGAGSPLWPLHPFLPAGSRSLLREALRPLLALVSLPRWPSRGDLRAWVQLLAVAQWMLSFLLMGLLLLLLLVYLAFTPFWPVSALYLAWLLLDWETPERGGRSSSWVRSWPIWSYFRDYFPIQLVKTHPLSPGHNYMVGVHPHGLLCVGAFANFVTGATGFAEKFPGIRPALGTLAGNFRLPGIREYLMSGGLFPVTPRAIAHLLSRSGTGNAVVLVVGGAAESLSASRPGETTLVLRRRKGFVRLALQHGAHLVPAFSFGEEALFRQVCFAEGGWARSLQDRCRRALGFAPCLFHGRGLLPLPFPVATVVSLRCRSSGEAPAGAQDGAASAGDGGPLPRPVRGGSARALRGAQGALRPPRGARPPHPLTPPGPHSSPRKLRGGPGPFREHPSIGQKESKQSAFRTRACVPRTAPVHQVLCILLLKLLCNKTLSSALIHS, from the exons ATGGCTTGTCCTGGGGCTGGCTCGCCTCTCTGGCCACTCCACCCCTTCCTTCCTGCAGGGAGCCGGTCCCTCCTGCGGGAGGCGCTGCGCCCGCTGCTGGCGCTGGTGTCCCTCCCGCGCTGGCCCTCCCGCGGGGACCTCCGGGCCTGGGTCCAGCTCCTGGCCGTCGCCCAGTGGATGCTCAGCTTCCTCCTGATGG ggctgctgctgctgctgctcctggtcTACCTGGCCTTCACTCCCTTCTGGCCGGTCTCCGCCCTCTACCTGGCCTGGCTCCTCCTCGACTGGGAGACCCCCGAGAGAG GCGGCAGGAGCTCCTCCTGGGTCCGTTCCTGGCCCATCTGGAGCTACTTCCGGGACTACTTCCCCATCCAG CTGGTGAAGACCCACCCCCTCTCCCCGGGGCACAACTACATGGTGGGCGTCCACCCGCACGGCCTGCTCTGCGTGGGCGCCTTCGCCAACTTTGTGACGGGCGCCACGGGCTTCGCGGAGAAGTTCCCCGGCATCCGGCCCGCCCTCGGCACCCTGGCCGGGAACTTCCGCCTCCCGGGCATCCGGGAGTATCTCATGAGcggag GCCTCTTCCCGGTGACGCCGAGGGCCATCGCGCACCTCCTCTCTCGGAGCGGGACCGGGAACGCGGTGGTGCTGGTGGTGGGCGGCGCAGCCGAGTCCCTCTCCGCCTCCCGCCCTGGAGAGACCACCCTCGTCCTGCGGCGCAGGAAGGGCTTCGTCCGCCTGGCCCTCCAACAtgg GGCGCACCTGGTGCCGGCCTTCTCCTTCGGGGAGGAGGCGCTCTTCCGGCAGGTCTGCTTTGCGGAGGGCGGCTGGGCGCGCAGCCTGCAGGATCGCTGCCGGAGGGCCCTGGGGTTCGCCCCCTGCCTCTTCCACGGGAGGGGCCTCCTCCCCCTGCCCTTCCCTGTCGCCACCGTCG TCTCTCTGCGTTGCCGTTCCAGTGGGGAAGCCCCTGCCGGTGCCCAGGATGGCGCAGCCTCCGCGGGAGACGGTGGACCGCTTCCACGCCCTGTACGTGGAGGCTCTGCGCGGGCTCTTCGAGGAGCACAAGGGGCGCTTCGGCCTCCCCGCGGGGCACGCCCTCCGCATCCTCTGACCCCGCCGGGCCCCCACTCCTCTCCCCGGAAGCTCAGAGGAGGCCCCGGACCCTTTCGGGAACACCCGTCCATCGGCCAGAAGGAGTCCAAGCAGAGCGCTTTCCGGACACGTGCGTGTGTGCCTCGGACTGCTCCCGTTCACCAAGTGCTTTGCATACTGTTGTTAAAACTTTTGTGTAACAAGACCTTAAGCAGCGCATTGATTCATTCTTGA
- the LOC100555636 gene encoding diacylglycerol O-acyltransferase 2 isoform X4 — protein sequence MKTIIAAYSQNQSGSRSLLREALRPLLALVSLPRWPSRGDLRAWVQLLAVAQWMLSFLLMGLLLLLLLVYLAFTPFWPVSALYLAWLLLDWETPERGGRSSSWVRSWPIWSYFRDYFPIQLVKTHPLSPGHNYMVGVHPHGLLCVGAFANFVTGATGFAEKFPGIRPALGTLAGNFRLPGIREYLMSGGLFPVTPRAIAHLLSRSGTGNAVVLVVGGAAESLSASRPGETTLVLRRRKGFVRLALQHGAHLVPAFSFGEEALFRQVCFAEGGWARSLQDRCRRALGFAPCLFHGRGLLPLPFPVATVVGKPLPVPRMAQPPRETVDRFHALYVEALRGLFEEHKGRFGLPAGHALRIL from the exons ATGAAGACCATCATTGCGGCCTATTCCCAGAACCAGAGCG GGAGCCGGTCCCTCCTGCGGGAGGCGCTGCGCCCGCTGCTGGCGCTGGTGTCCCTCCCGCGCTGGCCCTCCCGCGGGGACCTCCGGGCCTGGGTCCAGCTCCTGGCCGTCGCCCAGTGGATGCTCAGCTTCCTCCTGATGG ggctgctgctgctgctgctcctggtcTACCTGGCCTTCACTCCCTTCTGGCCGGTCTCCGCCCTCTACCTGGCCTGGCTCCTCCTCGACTGGGAGACCCCCGAGAGAG GCGGCAGGAGCTCCTCCTGGGTCCGTTCCTGGCCCATCTGGAGCTACTTCCGGGACTACTTCCCCATCCAG CTGGTGAAGACCCACCCCCTCTCCCCGGGGCACAACTACATGGTGGGCGTCCACCCGCACGGCCTGCTCTGCGTGGGCGCCTTCGCCAACTTTGTGACGGGCGCCACGGGCTTCGCGGAGAAGTTCCCCGGCATCCGGCCCGCCCTCGGCACCCTGGCCGGGAACTTCCGCCTCCCGGGCATCCGGGAGTATCTCATGAGcggag GCCTCTTCCCGGTGACGCCGAGGGCCATCGCGCACCTCCTCTCTCGGAGCGGGACCGGGAACGCGGTGGTGCTGGTGGTGGGCGGCGCAGCCGAGTCCCTCTCCGCCTCCCGCCCTGGAGAGACCACCCTCGTCCTGCGGCGCAGGAAGGGCTTCGTCCGCCTGGCCCTCCAACAtgg GGCGCACCTGGTGCCGGCCTTCTCCTTCGGGGAGGAGGCGCTCTTCCGGCAGGTCTGCTTTGCGGAGGGCGGCTGGGCGCGCAGCCTGCAGGATCGCTGCCGGAGGGCCCTGGGGTTCGCCCCCTGCCTCTTCCACGGGAGGGGCCTCCTCCCCCTGCCCTTCCCTGTCGCCACCGTCG TGGGGAAGCCCCTGCCGGTGCCCAGGATGGCGCAGCCTCCGCGGGAGACGGTGGACCGCTTCCACGCCCTGTACGTGGAGGCTCTGCGCGGGCTCTTCGAGGAGCACAAGGGGCGCTTCGGCCTCCCCGCGGGGCACGCCCTCCGCATCCTCTGA
- the LOC100555636 gene encoding diacylglycerol O-acyltransferase 2 isoform X3, whose product MACPGAGSPLWPLHPFLPAGSRSLLREALRPLLALVSLPRWPSRGDLRAWVQLLAVAQWMLSFLLMGLLLLLLLVYLAFTPFWPVSALYLAWLLLDWETPERGGRSSSWVRSWPIWSYFRDYFPIQLVKTHPLSPGHNYMVGVHPHGLLCVGAFANFVTGATGFAEKFPGIRPALGTLAGNFRLPGIREYLMSGGLFPVTPRAIAHLLSRSGTGNAVVLVVGGAAESLSASRPGETTLVLRRRKGFVRLALQHGAHLVPAFSFGEEALFRQVCFAEGGWARSLQDRCRRALGFAPCLFHGRGLLPLPFPVATVVGKPLPVPRMAQPPRETVDRFHALYVEALRGLFEEHKGRFGLPAGHALRIL is encoded by the exons ATGGCTTGTCCTGGGGCTGGCTCGCCTCTCTGGCCACTCCACCCCTTCCTTCCTGCAGGGAGCCGGTCCCTCCTGCGGGAGGCGCTGCGCCCGCTGCTGGCGCTGGTGTCCCTCCCGCGCTGGCCCTCCCGCGGGGACCTCCGGGCCTGGGTCCAGCTCCTGGCCGTCGCCCAGTGGATGCTCAGCTTCCTCCTGATGG ggctgctgctgctgctgctcctggtcTACCTGGCCTTCACTCCCTTCTGGCCGGTCTCCGCCCTCTACCTGGCCTGGCTCCTCCTCGACTGGGAGACCCCCGAGAGAG GCGGCAGGAGCTCCTCCTGGGTCCGTTCCTGGCCCATCTGGAGCTACTTCCGGGACTACTTCCCCATCCAG CTGGTGAAGACCCACCCCCTCTCCCCGGGGCACAACTACATGGTGGGCGTCCACCCGCACGGCCTGCTCTGCGTGGGCGCCTTCGCCAACTTTGTGACGGGCGCCACGGGCTTCGCGGAGAAGTTCCCCGGCATCCGGCCCGCCCTCGGCACCCTGGCCGGGAACTTCCGCCTCCCGGGCATCCGGGAGTATCTCATGAGcggag GCCTCTTCCCGGTGACGCCGAGGGCCATCGCGCACCTCCTCTCTCGGAGCGGGACCGGGAACGCGGTGGTGCTGGTGGTGGGCGGCGCAGCCGAGTCCCTCTCCGCCTCCCGCCCTGGAGAGACCACCCTCGTCCTGCGGCGCAGGAAGGGCTTCGTCCGCCTGGCCCTCCAACAtgg GGCGCACCTGGTGCCGGCCTTCTCCTTCGGGGAGGAGGCGCTCTTCCGGCAGGTCTGCTTTGCGGAGGGCGGCTGGGCGCGCAGCCTGCAGGATCGCTGCCGGAGGGCCCTGGGGTTCGCCCCCTGCCTCTTCCACGGGAGGGGCCTCCTCCCCCTGCCCTTCCCTGTCGCCACCGTCG TGGGGAAGCCCCTGCCGGTGCCCAGGATGGCGCAGCCTCCGCGGGAGACGGTGGACCGCTTCCACGCCCTGTACGTGGAGGCTCTGCGCGGGCTCTTCGAGGAGCACAAGGGGCGCTTCGGCCTCCCCGCGGGGCACGCCCTCCGCATCCTCTGA
- the igbp1 gene encoding immunoglobulin-binding protein 1: MAAPEEDPEPLRLPELLERGWRLLEEAEGGAEGAGGPAELQRKVQAGIAALEQAQRGVEALELFSGNEELEEVASLDLRFLLVPALLGSLVLKQSPSKARLEQLGRARALFLRFLRQCKAYGLLGPRQRLPREEGEGEAEEQEEGEGEHGRPSSSSASDQATLLDMATLRREKIDRYKAKKDLEAQLEVLRPAVEEGRAEEEQVRHFYLLQIQRWVAISLEEVEAIDREKALLDRRGGLKQGPSPEPPGRHQRPPAMKPFILTRDAAQAKVFGAGYPSLATMTVDDWYEQHQRHGVLPDQGRKQRPSVVPEEDPQQEEEEKEEEEEGEEEEEEALRKARQWDDWKDSHPRGYGNRKNMG; encoded by the exons ATGGCGGCGCCGGAGGAGGACCCGGAGCCGCTGCGCCTCCCGGAGCTGCTGGAGCGGGGCTGGCGGCTGCTGGAGGAGGCGGAGGGCGGGGCGGAGGGCGCGGGCGGCCCGGCGGAGCTCCAGCGCAAGGTCCAGGCCGGGATCGCCGCCCTCGAGCAGGCCCAGCGCGGCGTCGAGGCGCTCGAGCTCTTCAG CGGGAATGAGGAGCTGGAGGAGGTGGCCTCGCTGGACCTGCGCTTCCTGCTGGTCCCGGCGCTGCTGGGCTCGCTGGTGCTGAAGCAGAGCCCCTCGAAGGCCCGCCTGGAGCAGCTGGGGCGCGCCCGGGCCCTCTTCCTCCGCTTCCTGCGCCAGTGCAAGGCCTACGGGCTCCTGGGGCCCCGGCAGCGCCTCCCCCGtgaagaaggagaaggggaagcggaggagcaggaggaaggggaaggggagcacggcaggccctcctcctcctccgcctcggaCCAGGCCACCCTCCTGGACATGGCCACCCTCCGGAGGGAGAAGATTGACCG GTACAAGGCCAAGAAGGACCTGGAGGCGCAGCTGGAGGTGCTGCGGCCGGCGGTGGAGGAGGGCCGGGCGGAAGAGGAGCAGGTGCGGCACTTCTACCTGCTCCAGATCCAGCGGTGGGTGGCCATCAGCCTGGAGGAAGTGGAGGCCATCGACCGGGAGAAGGCCCTCCTGGATAGGAGGGGGGGCCTCAAGCAG GGTCCGTCCCCAGAGCCCCCCGGTCGCCACCAGAGGCCCCCCGCCATGAAGCCCTTCATCCTCACCCGGGATGCGGCCCAGGCAAA GGTCTTCGGGGCTGGCTACCCAAGCCTGGCCACCATGACGGTGGACGACTGGTACGAACAGCACCAGAGGCACGGGGTCTTGCCGGATCAGGGCCGCAAGCAGAGGCCCTCAG TCGTTCCGGAAGAGGATCCGcagcaggaagaggaagagaaggaggaggaagaggaaggggaggaagaggaggaggaggccctgcGGAAGGCCCGGCAGTGGGACGACTGGAAGGACTCGCACCCGCGGGGCTACGGCAACCGGAAGAACATGGGCTGA
- the eda gene encoding ectodysplasin-A — MKASGPRKRAIPSNPSVRTLDGSQRRQEGTQEGGASVEREREPSFAASPAPAPPPSGLAPPPATPCWRRGLPPSLDPAPSRPGHAPGAPSCRREASKPEGRQAGTPGGRRAGGREEDAAGLVARWARSPLPSLLPPPPPPLSAVWRALGAFFALSLSLHLLTLGCYLELRAELRRRDRPAGGAAREIHQPAAAAALQAEAGRPRPLEDTPTAPQREQVALRSLLFPEDPALPVSREESSIRLHHRVRRNKRSKASEGAEGATSTKKKKGKRAGPPGPPGPQGPPGPPGPQGPPGIPGIPGIPGTTVMGPPGPPGPPGLQGPPGVQGPTGTTDKVGPRDAQPAVVHLQGQGSAIQVKNDLSGGVLNDWSRVAMNPRVFKLHARSGELEVLVDGTYFVYSQVEVYYINFTDFASYEVVVDEQPFLQCTRSLETGKTSFNTCYTAGVCLLRARQKIAVKMVHADISVNMSKHTTFFGAVRLGDAPGSS; from the exons ATGAAAGCCTCAGGCCCGAGAAAGagggccatcccgtccaaccc GAGCGTCAGGACCCTGGACGGCTCCCAGAGGCGTCAGGAGGGAACTCAGGAAGGCGGGGCTTCCGTCGAGCGAGAGCGCGAGCCCTCTTTTGCGGcaagccccgcccccgccccgcccccttctGGCTTGGCTCCTCCCCCAGCGACTCCCTGCTGGAGAAGAGGCCTCCCTCCTTCGCTTGACCCCGCCCCCTCGAGGCCCGGCCACGCCCCCGGGGCTCCCTCCTGCCGCCGAGAGGCTTCCAAgccagaaggcaggcaggcaggcacgcCGGGAGgaaggcgggcgggcgggcgggaggaGGATGCGGCGGGCCTGGTAGCGCGATGGGCTcggagccccctcccctccctcctccccccccctccccctcccctgtcGGCCGTGTGGCGCGCCCTCGGGGCCTTCTTCGCGCTCTCGCTCTCGCTCCACCTCCTCACCCTCGGGTGCTACCTCGAGCTGCGCGCTGAGCTGCGCCGCCGGGACAGGCCGGCAGGGGGCGCCGCCCGGGAGATCCACcagcccgccgccgccgccgcgctCCAGGCCGAGGCggggaggccacgccccctcgaAGACACGCCCACCGCCCCGCAGAGGGAGCAG GTGGCCCTGCGCAGCCTGCTCTTCCCGGAGGATCCCGCGCTGCCCGTTTCCCGAGAGGAGAGCAGCATCCGCCTCCACCACCGCGTCCGGAGGAACAAGCGGAGCAAAGCCAGCGAAGGGGCCGAGG gCGCAACCTCAACTAAGAAGAAAAAAG GCAAACGAGCGGGGCCCCCCGGCCCCCCAGGGCCACAAGGGCCCCCCGGCCCCCCTGGCCCCCAAGGGCCCCCGGGCATCCCCGGCATCCCCGGCATCCCCGGCACCACCGTCATGGGCCCCCCCGGCCCGCCCGGACCCCCCGGCCTCCAGGGCCCCCCCGGCGTGCAGGGCCCCACAG GCACCACAGACAAAGTGGGACCCAGAGATGCCCAG CCGGCCGTGGTGCACCTGCAGGGACAAGGGTCCGCCATCCAGGTCAAGAATG ATCTTTCAGGTGGGGTCCTCAACGACTGGTCCCGCGTGGCCATGAACCCCCGGGTCTTCAAGCTGCACGCCCGCAGCGGGGAGCTGGAGGTGCTGGTCGACGGCACCTACTTCGTCTATAGTCAGGTAGAA GTCTACTACATCAACTTCACGGACTTTGCCAGCTACGAGGTGGTGGTGGACGAGCAGCCCTTCCTGCAGTGCACGCGCAGCCTGGAGACGGGCAAGACCAGCTTCAACACCTGCTACACGGCCGGCGTCTGCCTCCTCCGCGCCCGGCAGAAGATCGCCGTCAAGATGGTCCACGCCGACATCTCCGTCAACATGAGCAAGCACACCACCTTCTTTGGGGCCGTCCGCCTGGGGGACGCCCCGGGATCCTCCTAA